The Elaeis guineensis isolate ETL-2024a chromosome 12, EG11, whole genome shotgun sequence sequence AACTTTCAGCAACGGTTATCTAGAAGATCAATGCTATATGCAGAGATTTTCTTTGGAGAGATCAAGACAAATGCAGTAGAGTGAAGTATCTGGCAAGTTAGAACTTAGTATGTTGTCCTAAGAAATTACTGTGCTTGCGGCTTTCTAATCTTCATATCATGAATCAGGTACTGATCTCAGATAGTGGGGAATGTTCTTGAGCAGCAAAGCCTTGGTACAATCTTATCCGCACTTTGTATTACTCCAAAACTCGTCTGTAAACATTCAGCGGATTGCCTCTTCATTCTAGAAAGGGGTCCATAAACTTGGTCCAGTAGCTCTCTGATCACCCCTAAGTTGGAAATGGTCAGCTGACATCCTATTGGTAGGACGCATGGCTTAAGGGAAGTCCTCTTTGAGATCAATTTGCAAACTTATTCTTGATGGCTAAGAATCCAAGACTAAGCATTACTGAATTCTTAACAACTGGCATCTGGGCTAATAACTTTAGATATCCTATGACATCCGCTGTCACAGTTGCATCACAAGGGTTATTCTCAGTTATTCGTACTATATTACTCTCGTATGAAGAAGGCATCAAAGTTTGGAAGTGGAGCTCCTCTACTAAGTTCTCAGTTCGAAATGGTTATTTCTTCCTGATGCACGGTGGAGTTACATCCCATTTCAAGGGAAGTGACTCACTACCtccactatttttcaaaaaaaaaaaaaaaaaaaatcaaaccaagcaacatctctcacacacacacacacacacatatatatatatatataattcaaatTCTAGTCACATGCATCAAAATGGGATTTAAACATGGAATCTCCGGTGCCAAACCCTAGTTTTTTTgccaaaattcaaaaattgattttAGCGGAAGGAATATTACATACATGGATAACAAAATTGTGTGAGTAATCCATTAGTTATCTTAAAGCTGACACAAAAGATATGAGTAAAAATTCATACAACTGACATGACACCAAAATTACTAGAAATGCTATTTCATCTTAGATGCTTGTAATATTTTCTTGATCAATATTTTCTTAATCAAtctaaggcaaaaaaaaaaaaaaaaaaatccttcttctTTTTAATGAAGCACATTTTCTTCATTCCAAATTTATTATCTTGGTGcagatttataattttaaaattttttaaaatgttgAAGGAAACTAAACATAAACTACTAagcaatgataaaaaaatttaatattccaACAGAGAAGCAAAATATTTAGAATTACAAACTATTTGAAAACCCTAAACAAGTTTTTAAAATGCTTTGTTAAATCTAATTGTCAAATACCTATAGAATTAGTAAATCCACTGCTCCAAACATATATaagaacttgattttttttttcaatatattcaCATGTGTTTATGCACAATCTTGCATCATGCATGCATGTGTATATGTGTATGCATGTGTATATTTTGAGTGAAAGAATAGATGtgtacaatttttatttttgagatttgtataattttttttaccaatGAAGGAAGCTATTAGAAGTTCAAGAGAGTAAATGCACCAGCAAGTGATATCTAATATATATGTTTTAAAGGATAACTTACCCATTCATTTTTTTCAATATACCTACATCTCCTAACAGCTCTCAAGCTACGATATGATGTCATGGATGAATTGCATGTGATGTAATTAGTATATTCAGATGTTGTTATCTCTTTGCAAATGCCATCAATTATGTAAGAGTGTGATACATATACAGGGGATAGCTAGCATAATTACCTTGCTTAGCATACATAAGAAGCTGAGGTAATCAAGTAAGCTAGATTTATCAGCTATGACATTTAAAGTCTTGAAGTCATTCACTCTCTCGAATTGCCTGATTTACAAGCAAACAAATAGAACTTTTAACTCTCTCGGCAAAACTAGTGACACAACTAGTGCTAGATGTGCAGCCACACGCGGTGACTCTTGGCAAAAGATTTGGCCTGGAATGAAAAATGATGGCTGATGCATACATCGGTAGATGCAACATTTAAACAAAAATAACATTATAACATTTGGTAGATCTGGATAGGTCCTGATACCACCATCATTAACAGGCTTGGGGTTTGGCTGCGATCCATCATCCCAGACGTCCACCAAATAGAACTTGGGCCAGAAAAATTCAGCTCACGATTTCTTGCATCCAAATCCTCAGATCCATTCGCACTGCTGAGTTGATGTATCTGATCTAACACGTGCATGTGCTAGGATGTTCAAGATGAATGCTGTCCTACTAATAATTTCTTGTATGCGGGACTCCATTCCCCCAAAAATCGCCATCTATCCCCACCCCAAATATCTACCCAACAATTTCGCCGCCCCGTGAGGACGCTCTCTCATCTTTATCCCCATCTGTCCCCTTTATCTCCACTCTTTTGTCACCATTTAACCACTCGCATCTCCCTTATCTCCTACGGCTCTACTCTTGCCGTTCCTTTTCTCTCTGTTTTTTCTCTGAAAGGAGGCCTTTCCTTTCTCCATCACTTTCTATAAACCAACCTTTCAATCCTCCTCCAACTATTTGATAAACTAAGCTTTGAACAATGCCGTCGTACACCCCTCAGTTCTCCTCCACCTACTACCCTCAGAAGAGGGACTTCAACGCCCTCCTCGACGCCGCCCGCCCCTTCCTCCGTGAGCAGCTCGAGTTGGTCGACCCCGCCCTCCCTTCCCTCATCACCGTCCTCCGCTCGGTTGGCGCCGGGGAGTGCTTCCACAAGCATGGCTCTTTTCTCTCCCACCTCACCGATGTCTACCGCATCCTCAAGCTCTGGTGCGCCCCCGACCCCGTCGCCCGCTGCGGCCTCCTCCACTCCGCCTACTCCAACTCCTACGTCAACCTCGCCATTTTCGACGCCGGCACCAGCCGGGACTACGTCCGCAGCCTCGTCGGTGCACCGGCCGAGCGCCTCATCCACCTCTTTTGCATAGTTCCACGCCAGACCCTCATCATGGATGACCTCATCTTCCGCTACTCCGACGCCGAGCTCGTCGAACACCTTTCCCTATCCGAAGCCTCTCTCAGAGAGGCAAAGGAGAATGGTGTCTTCGACTCCTTGGCGCCATGGCGGAGAAAGCTCCAGTCTCTCCTCCCAGCAGGAGGGATCAGGGTGAAGCACATCAAGACCCGGGAGGATGTGGCGGTGTCGAGGAGAATGGTGGCTATCTTCCTTCTGATGTCCATCGCCGACTTCAGCGATCAATACTTCGACTACCAAGATAAGATGTTCGACAATGACGATGGGAGGCTCGAGTATCAGGGGAAAAATTGGACCGTGCTGTGGCCTGGTACCGGAAAGCCAGGTTTGTGGATGAATATGAATTCAAACATGGGTGCCTTGTATACTCTTATACTGAGGGAGGAGGAGATCTActtggaggagagaaagagaggaggagggggaggtgAAGGTGAAGGTGATAGAGATGAGGAGATTGAGCTGGTGATCCCGCCAGTGTTTGATAACTGCACCAAGGTGTTGGATGCCCAGGAGCAGATTGTTGCAAGGGACTTGTACTGGGAGGCGGTTTGTGGTGACTGGGAGAAGGAGGGGAAGTGGGAGAGGGTGGAGGAGCTGCTGCTGGGAAGCTGTGAGAAGAACCCATTTGTTGGGGAGCCTCATCTGGTTCTGGCTCAAGTGTATTTGAACTTGGAGAGGTATGAGGAAGCTGAGAGGGAGGCGGAGAGGGGGCTGCGTCTGATAATAGAGTGGGGGAGCAGCTGGGACAAGAGGATGACCTGGGAGGGGTGGGTGGCTTGGGGAAGGGTGATGCTTGCTAAGGCCAAGGAGAAGGCATGGCCCCATTCAGCATGGGGGATTATCAATCTTGGACTCGTAAGGTAAGACCGGCTCAGATATTCTCTGCTGTGCTTGGTAAAATAAAGCTTGTTAGAAACAAGTTTGTATCCACGGTGCCCCTGCCCCAGTAAAATAAAGCTTGTGGAAACTTGTTTGTGTTATCAAAATTAGATATGCAAAAATCTGCAACTCTGATAAGATTGGCAATGCAAAGGT is a genomic window containing:
- the LOC105055462 gene encoding uncharacterized protein, with protein sequence MPSYTPQFSSTYYPQKRDFNALLDAARPFLREQLELVDPALPSLITVLRSVGAGECFHKHGSFLSHLTDVYRILKLWCAPDPVARCGLLHSAYSNSYVNLAIFDAGTSRDYVRSLVGAPAERLIHLFCIVPRQTLIMDDLIFRYSDAELVEHLSLSEASLREAKENGVFDSLAPWRRKLQSLLPAGGIRVKHIKTREDVAVSRRMVAIFLLMSIADFSDQYFDYQDKMFDNDDGRLEYQGKNWTVLWPGTGKPGLWMNMNSNMGALYTLILREEEIYLEERKRGGGGGEGEGDRDEEIELVIPPVFDNCTKVLDAQEQIVARDLYWEAVCGDWEKEGKWERVEELLLGSCEKNPFVGEPHLVLAQVYLNLERYEEAEREAERGLRLIIEWGSSWDKRMTWEGWVAWGRVMLAKAKEKAWPHSAWGIINLGLVR